AGATATTATTATCATAAGTAAATAATTGTGTATAATTAGAATTTTCGATTTAATTCCATAGTTACTACTCATGGGAAAATAATCATACAAATAAGAAATGAATGCAAAAATTAGGTTCAAATGAAACCACATAATGTTGGGTTAAACCAAATGTTTATTGTAACTGTATATATGCCAACAAATATGTTGGACAGGATCGAAGAGAATGATTTGCATGACACAGATACACTGCCATGATGGTGTTTCGTGCCTATGAAATAAGCACATGTTTAAGTTTTTGTTTACCAAATGGATTACAAGCTACAAATGCTATTTGATTaatgaaaaaacaaagaaacgagATTGCCAAAGCAGCTACTCTTAGAGACTATATTGTGACTGTCTTAATCTCTCAAAGCAATCTACAACCTATTTTTATAAACCAAAACTTACGAAACCTAATATAAAAATACCAAAACGGCccaaataataaaatacttaaaatgctaatattttccaacattcTTCCAGTTATGCCAGATTATTGTAATTAATTTACTTTTATCTTTCCTTTCtaaaacaaaagataagaaGCATCATGATATAACTTACAAGGAGCTAATTAGACGGAAACAAATTATAGTAGTACTAGTTACATGTATCTCGCAGACTAAGTACGTACATTACATTAATTAATAACCTTGGTTAGAATATGCTTATGCAAAGTTGCAAACAACATGAAGAATGTTCACATCCTTATGAACAATGCTGCGAGATATTTACGTATACAGATAGATGCTTCAAAAACCGGCCACGAGTTCTTATCTTAAACAACATTACTTTTCGGGTTGTTCTAGCTGCTGCCGATTATATCTTTGTATGTAGCTTTAATCTTCAGTGTCAAAGCCTCTCTACAATTCCAACAAAAACATGTTATACAAACTTTTTGGATAGATTTTATACCAAAgtaaattaattgaaactacTTATTTATACTCTCCAGTCAAGGTAATGAAAAATTGAGACTCACCTGTCTGGTTTGTAAACAAGGTTCTTGTATGCAAACCACTGCAAAGATCGAAAAGAAAGCTAGGTGTTTAGAAATTGGTGCAGCCTATCAAGTTGTACTATATTGATCAAACGGTTCTTATTCATGTGCAATAAGTAGTGAATCTGATTCTTTTCCAGCGTACTGTTaagttgaaaattttccaaaagaATTCAAGAGCAAAAAAAATAACTTACCCCAGTGTAGCCAATTCCTACAAGCTCAAGAACACCAGGAACTAAAGGAAGCCTATCAATTGCCTGTTACAATCGATGCCATCACGCAGAAACCGGTCAGTGATGAATAACTGAGAGTAAGAAGTTACTGAATTCTACAAATTTAAGAGCAACAATTTGTAGTTATTATTGGGAAACACACCGAAAGCAGTCCAGTGGAGCCCCATAGTGCAACAGCACCAGCTACTGCAAGTGAAGAAACTGCATATTTATCTTCCACTTTCTCCCACTAGACACCAAAAGCAATTCATTCTTGTCACTTAAGTTTCTGAACTCACTAATACAAAGGAAgatgtaattaaattctaaaaatatggatTGGCTTACAGCTTCTTGAACGGTCTTCACAATCTCTGGCAGCTCAGTTACTGCAACTTCTGCTGGTGCTTCCCCTGTCGCCATGGCCATGACATTGCGCGCAAACTTAcgacctgaaaaaaaaaaaaaaaaatttgagtaTATAGCAACATGGTAATGTTCTTGTTCCGGAGATCTAGTATGTTATGTTACCAAACTGTCAATATGAACTACATGCGTTCAAATAAGATTTCACCATATTACCAACCGTCTGGATTGGTCCGatacatgcatacatacatacatacatacatacatacatacatacatacatatatatatatatatatattagtactTTATAGATCCTAGTAGTATTAATCATAATGCAAACTAATACTAGGGACATATATGAATGGCTCACAGTAGGCAGTGGTCTTCCCTGCGTGATTTTGAGAATGAACTGGCGGTGGAGGAAGGGAAGGCAGGGTCACACATTGTGGTGATGAGGCAGCCATATGGCGAGGAGCCTTGGTGTCAACTAGAGTGGACGAGGAGGAGATGGAAAGTGTGGAGGAGGTGGAAGCCATGGCTACTGGATCCCCtacaggttaattaagtcctaGAGATTCTGAGGCCACTAGGATGAGAAACCTGATGCAGCCTGATGAGTTTTAGTTTATCTAACTAGTTATCCTTGTTCTTGGGTTTGTAATTGTGGAGGAGTTTGATTATTTTGCAATGGACAGTGGAGATGCTGCTCTCTCAAAGATTTGGAGATGGACAACCACTCATTGCTCTTTCATTAGGATAGTGTGCAGGATAGGCATTTTGTGGTGTTTGATTGGGGAGGAGGCTCTAGGTGGACCTCTGTTGTGACAAAGAAATGCCTTCATTGTATTATCTTCCTCCCAAGGGCCAAATGTCAGATTACCTTCTCTTTTATTCACACATACAGAAAACCTGTTCTTGTAATAAAATTTTCCCTACGAGAGGAGAAGGGAGTGAAGATATTAGCAAAATGTCTCAAACATGTCCATCATGTTTAATATGTGATAGGATGTTGACGACCACCAcccaaatttttattgaaataagaactattttcatttgatttttataCATGTTCACCCTCTATCCACTTTTAATTTGTTTCGCCTGCAATGTATGTTGGTGCACATTACGGTTGGTTTCGTGCTACGTGGATGAATTAACATATTTAAGGTAGTTCAACTTCCGTTACAAAGAGATAAGTTTCTTCTGTGTCTAATTAAACTCTTTTGAGCCCTTAACAATgaaaatttattcacatttacCTCCACCATTCCTTGAGACCAAACAATAAGAGTGGCCTATGACAAGTCAAATTTCAGAAAACACAGCAACTCCACCTCTCCCAAATTGCCCAAACAATTACTGCCTAGGCTATTGAGCTAAGACAATTACTACCTtagtgaacagtaattgcccaAATGCATATGCACCTCTAAACTGAATTTCCTAGACTATTggtattaaaaatttatttttttataaaataataaaagatgatttttttttaagttcctgtaggatttttaaccaatcttgtcACGCCACATGTCACAATAGAGTGCGCTGAACCTTACAATGGATTAGCcatataataatgtggttcaaatttgcatttggtgataatcgaacttaaaaccCTTCAtatacaagtgaagaagaataccattaAACCGTAGCATTAAACCATTAAACCATTATTCCCACTCCAATGTCTTATCTTCCCACCcacatttttatgaattttttaattacaaatttgtccatATGTAAAATGACTAATAAGGACTTTAGTTACCCCCTTTTccgttacttttttttttataaaaaagaaaaaagaaaagtttgaaCGTGAGAATATGTTTAGAAAATTTGTCTCCCTTAAACCCTAACTCATTCTTCCCATCTCCTTTCATTCAGAGAAAACAAAATCATccagagaaagcaaaaggaatGAACTTAGAAGATGACGTTTCTATGGAAGAAGTAGATGATCATGTTTCCGTCGAAGAGGtaaaagataattttatgtGGGTCATCTTGATTTGTCGACATCGTACAATTGAAGCATAACTCTGTgactttttatttgaatttgcatTAGATTAGGGTgcaatttgttttttaatgaGAATTTATGGAATTGAAGCATAGCTTTGTCGACATCATTCATTAGGTTAGGGTAAATTTGTTGCATACTGTTGTAGGCATGGTTGATTAGAATTGAAAACCTAAACAGCGGGAGGCGTGGTTGATTTTTCATTAGCCCCATACTTACCACAAGCACCACctatctctccttttttttttttttttttaatttttttttaaaaactggATATGCGTGCAAACATGGTTCCTCTGGGATCTTCGAAGGTTGGTGTCCATTAAGATGGTGAATGTGACGATGATGATCCACCAAGGAATCTCTCTCTTTAAGTTAGAATTGAAGCCGAATTAAGCTTCAATTGTTGCATATTGATGTCGACagtaaatttgttttttaatgaGTTTATGACAATACAAAAAGGCATTGACCtgtaattgaaataaaaaaatatggttcTTTTATGATGTAAATTTCTCCGATGTCAACTTGTTTATGAAGTTCATATGGTTCTTTTATGACGTATGGTGGAATTCGTTTGTAGCTGGTAGACGAATTTGGTAATAATTCAGCATCTACACGTATGGTGGACTGTACTAGTGAATTTACCACAACTAAGGTAATATTTGCTTGACTATGCAATTGATTCACTTATGctcttgtatgtttattcatAATGTGCAATTTTGGTGAGGGCCATTGAACTTATATTTGGTACAAGTAAGCA
This region of Malus domestica chromosome 07, GDT2T_hap1 genomic DNA includes:
- the LOC114826075 gene encoding protein CURVATURE THYLAKOID 1B, chloroplastic-like; translation: MASTSSTLSISSSSTLVDTKAPRHMAASSPQCVTLPSLPPPPVHSQNHAGKTTAYCRKFARNVMAMATGEAPAEVAVTELPEIVKTVQEAWEKVEDKYAVSSLAVAGAVALWGSTGLLSAIDRLPLVPGVLELVGIGYTGWFAYKNLVYKPDREALTLKIKATYKDIIGSS